In Quercus lobata isolate SW786 unplaced genomic scaffold, ValleyOak3.0 Primary Assembly Scq3eQI_275, whole genome shotgun sequence, the DNA window GGATCCAGTGGGGAAATATTGCATTGCCTTTTGTCCCTTGAGATAAATTTACAGAACCATGAAGGAAACGGAACAAGGTTGATGTACAGACATTAGAGAAGAAGTGCAGCACACAGAGAATCTCCCAATATAGGAGCCAATAATATCCACTCCCTCCCAGAGTATCTACACAAAGCTTGCCTGCAAAACCACAGGCAATTCCTAACAGCAAGAGCATGACCGTAACAGGCATTATCTGTTTTGTAGTTGATGAGCGCTGGAAAAGCAACAAAGCAATTACGATAATCATGAAGACACCAAACAGCATTCGACTCACAACTTGAACCTGACACCGAAGGACATGCAGCCCTGAATTGAAAGATGCCATTGGGCTTGGGATCCACCAAGACTTGGACTCCTGAAACAGGAAAAGCATCACCAAACATTTCCTAGACAAGTAAAATAGCATTGGGAAGAAAATACAGCCaaaataaattgtcataagtggAGTGTTGTCTGGCTGAAGCAACTGCtactgattttttatttttattttataagcaaGCAAGTGCTACTAATCTCAAGAATATATTTGaagatttggatttttttttcaaaatagcagcagcagaatttttttttttttgagccatTAAGATAAGACCTCAGACAAAACAAGTCCTAAACTAATTTTGGAGAACTCACATTGTTTTGCATGTATCATTCTATTTTGGATGAATGTATTTTTGGGATACCAATTTCATTGATAAACCACATATTTTGACAAATACACCTATTTCTTATTGTTTCCATATTGAACCTAGAAGCACATCTATGATGTTATGTTAGCAGAAATTAAAGAAGTTGAAAGCAGAAATAAATTGTACTTGCCTTGGGTGAAGGTGTACAAGATTCAGTAGCTTCAGTAATCCTTTTGTATGAAAACACATAAGTGCCATATAACAGGGAAGCTGACATGATAAGCAAACCAGCAACAAGACAGTCTATGCACTTTCTAAGCAGCTCAGAATGTCTTGTCTCTTCTAACTGACTCTGGAATTTTTCAGCTTTAAAAGATGCCTTTGATATTCCCATGGCTAGTTTTGACCTCTCTAAATGATTCGAATCATAGTTAAGAGCCAGCTGTGTCTCTTTCAACTTCAATCTTTTCATAGTAAGACCAAGCTCCAAAACTTTAAGGTTATTAGAACGAGCTTGCTCTATGAGAGAATTCTGAATACTGCCATGCATGGACTGCTCAATTGCAGAATCAGATATGCGTGGAAAGACACAAGCCACTTGATTTGTTTGCCCATGAAGGGCAAGTTCCTGAGTAATGGAACCAGTTAGCATATTCTCTCTCACCTCTTCAATGGTATTTAATAGATCCTGAGTTGCAAAATTTTGCAAGGCTGCATCTGACTGAAAATCTTCTACACTGGAGTTGTTTGTACATCCTCCCTTATCAAGAGTCACAGCTGGAGTAGGGCCTTCTTCATTAAGGTTGTTGAAATGATGTCCCCCACTTTTTACATGTGATTCATTGATCAATCTAAGGGTCCTCAAGGTGCTCCCAAATGACTTCTCAAAGTTCCTcataaaacaatcaaaatttaCACCAAAGACCTGCAGCCACATAGGCAATCAAGAGAAGAGGCAAAAAGATACCACTTTAGCAGCTTGTATATGGGTGATGTTGATATGAACTTCAAGGGGAAACTTAACTTGAAAAACCAGAGTCATGGATGAGTCAGCAGTTTAAGGTCTGGCTTACATTGACTAAAGATTCTCTGACAGCCGAAGTGCAGATCTGCAAGTAAGAATAAATCAATTTAGAAGACATGTCTAGAAGGTTGCAACCCCCACAGTAATGAAAAGTTACCAACTGTAGACATTTGACATGTGAATCACTGATGCCTTGATAAGCAATAATTAAGAGCCCCACTGAAATATTCAGTGATCAAATTAAAGCTTTTGGGGCATGCCAAGAATGGTACATGGGAAGGACCCATGAATGCACATATCCTTTGGTGGAAGGCAAAGTTTAATAATCACAATATCTGATAAGAGGGCTATAAGAATACCGTTGAAAGATGATCGATAGACATCCTTCCACCTGCTGTGTCTTTCGTTTCCAGAACCTAAAATCAACAAGTACAACATTCATTTGT includes these proteins:
- the LOC115973523 gene encoding protein CPR-5-like, which translates into the protein MELEAPSSSPQQSSIPAVDSIANPMVQDPPPLIATTTGPTDNGEENKNTKKKKKKKKKNIILITKNNNNKKRVSKDYDNHSSSSCSSSSSSSTRVVLRRRNPRPLFGAAPPRNLGKVDAIALPLGMSIAAVVALVLETKDTAGGRMSIDHLSTICTSAVRESLVNVFGVNFDCFMRNFEKSFGSTLRTLRLINESHVKSGGHHFNNLNEEGPTPAVTLDKGGCTNNSSVEDFQSDAALQNFATQDLLNTIEEVRENMLTGSITQELALHGQTNQVACVFPRISDSAIEQSMHGSIQNSLIEQARSNNLKVLELGLTMKRLKLKETQLALNYDSNHLERSKLAMGISKASFKAEKFQSQLEETRHSELLRKCIDCLVAGLLIMSASLLYGTYVFSYKRITEATESCTPSPKESKSWWIPSPMASFNSGLHVLRCQVQVVSRMLFGVFMIIVIALLLFQRSSTTKQIMPVTVMLLLLGIACGFAGKLCVDTLGGSGYYWLLYWEILCVLHFFSNVCTSTLFRFLHGSVNLSQGTKGNAIFPHWIRRFLFYAILLLFLPLFCGLVPFASLGEWKDHILLLVTDYLITGNEL